One Hevea brasiliensis isolate MT/VB/25A 57/8 chromosome 5, ASM3005281v1, whole genome shotgun sequence genomic region harbors:
- the LOC110667975 gene encoding reticulon-like protein B12: MGSSDRLFNRQRTVHEIFGGGFVADVILWRQKNVTVGILLVALASWVVFERSGYTLLSLVSSVLLLLVTILFLWAKSAAILNRPAPPLPELHLSEEMVNEVAAFIRSRMNAFLLVSQDIALGKNTNLFFEVAGYLLLISIIGGLADFLTLGYTSLLIILTIPALYERYEGIIDKYAMMVYEKSKQLYVKFDVECIRKWILEKQKLG, encoded by the exons ATGGGTTCATCGGATCGCTTGTTTAACAGGCAAAGAACTGTTCATGAGATCTTTGGAGGAGGATTTG TTGCAGATGTGATACTATGGAGGCAAAAGAATGTTACTGTTGGGATATTGTTAGTAGCTCTAGCTTCTTGGGTGGTGTTTGAGAGATCGGGCTACACTCTATTGTCacttgtttctagtgttcttctCCTCCTTGTTACCATTCTCTTTCTTTGGGCCAAATCTGCTGCCATTCTTAACCG ACCTGCTCCACCTTTACCAGAGTTGCATCTCTCAGAAGAAATGGTAAATGAAGTTGCAGCTTTCATTCGCAGTCGCATGAATGCTTTTCTCTTAGTTTCCCAGGACATTGCCCTGGGTAAGAACACAAATTTGTTCTTTGAAGTAGCTGGATACCTGTTGCTGATATCTATTATTGGTGGCTTAGCCGATTTTCTTACTTTGGGTTACACCA GTCTTCTTATCATACTTACAATTCCAGCACTCTATGAGAGGTACGAAGGTATTATTGATAAATATGCGATGATGGTATACGAGAAATCAAAGCAGTTGTATGTTAAGTTTGATGTAGAATGTATTCGAAAATGGATTTTGGAGAAGCAGAAACTCGGTTGA
- the LOC110652034 gene encoding co-chaperone protein p23-1-like codes for MSTTPTIGWAQRLDKLYLNVELPDPKDVDLRLEPDGFSVFATKDDVHYEAEIELFDNVDVEGSKFHIVETGIVYVIQKAEKKWWTRLYKQQGKPPAFIKFDRDILAAFDDEDDENDEGRTVDFSKFKMARDDPDEEEFKDEDDEAKPSTSAA; via the coding sequence ATGAGTACCACCCCAACTATCGGATGGGCGCAGAGACTGGACAAACTTTACCTTAATGTTGAGTTGCCTGATCCTAAGGATGTAGATCTCAGGCTTGAACCTGATGGATTCAGCGTTTTTGCCACTAAAGATGACGTCCATTACGAAGCTGAAATTGAATTGTTTGATAATGTCGATGTAGAGGGGAGCAAGTTCCACATTGTTGAGACAGGTATTGTCTATGTTATACAGAAGGCAGAGAAGAAGTGGTGGACCAGGTTGTATAAGCAGCAGGGGAAGCCTCCTGCTTTTATCAAATTTGACAGGGATATTTTGGCTGCTTTCGATGATGAGGACGACGAGAATGATGAAGGTCGCACAGTGGATTTCTCGAAGTTCAAGATGGCTCGGGATGATCCTGATGAGGAAGAGTTCAAGGATGAAGACGACGAAGCAAAGCCTAGTACATCAGCTGCTTAG